From Paraburkholderia sabiae, a single genomic window includes:
- a CDS encoding GNAT family N-acetyltransferase, producing MSTTIRAATRDDVGAMLALMYELAEFEKLTHLFIATEADLGDALFGARPSAEAIVAEREGKMIGYALFFHNYSTFLGRRGLYLEDLYVQPTERGTGLGSKMLRYLAALAVERRCGRFEWSVLDWNQPAIDFYQKMGATVLPEWRIVRVTGDALDQLAASAAN from the coding sequence ATGTCGACGACCATCCGCGCAGCCACACGTGACGACGTCGGCGCGATGCTTGCGCTGATGTACGAACTGGCCGAGTTCGAAAAACTCACGCACCTGTTCATCGCGACGGAAGCGGACCTGGGCGACGCGCTGTTCGGCGCGCGGCCGTCGGCGGAAGCGATCGTGGCCGAGCGCGAAGGCAAGATGATCGGCTACGCGCTCTTCTTCCATAACTACTCGACCTTCCTCGGACGCCGCGGCCTGTATCTCGAAGACCTGTACGTGCAGCCCACCGAGCGTGGCACGGGACTCGGCTCGAAGATGCTGCGCTATCTGGCGGCACTGGCCGTCGAACGTCGCTGCGGCCGCTTCGAATGGTCGGTACTCGACTGGAATCAGCCCGCGATCGATTTCTATCAGAAGATGGGCGCAACTGTGCTGCCCGAATGGCGTATCGTGCGCGTCACGGGCGACGCGCTCGATCAGTTGGCGGCAAGCGCGGCGAACTGA